The Salmo trutta unplaced genomic scaffold, fSalTru1.1, whole genome shotgun sequence genome includes a window with the following:
- the LOC115187896 gene encoding F-box only protein 43 isoform X1, with protein sequence MKQCLRPDVNFHKDQQYGACQDSGYLDSGYSSKIEFGDDFNLSKCCSSDGFHETPKENVSQKCEPLSPRKNRQKEDVRSPQRDILKEQPLQNGWCETPKVSRREPMLRRRLLMSKSATEGKTADHTETPCTKRTDSSANGTPEHCSNVVFDSPDAFTIGALATSTLKPEDALLSGRKLRLLFSLVKTSTLEDGKCNVTNVTLFERKAFATSLSDADLEESSVLSDLSTTDMLETHCNRIIPSVKDDFQTPVNNSVAADLSDSLSILSTPTPKYHFDTPSSTPTHKHYDRSVSEDSGFSSLALDKSQDSTLDNDGSFQEMLLSSSGSSRCKETPSRLAEMKRRSRLERQRRLSTLREGGSQSEGDRDVRNLAAHRAHRREKNLISQGHLERGIFKEDDDSDVFLDVTPPKTTTAKLEDLSFTPALQMVQAMSQRTSRMLLEHTSLEELLRVSEKEAFRTDMPLAGLIGRKMGLGKVDIFTELKKKNLRHILAKILNQLSSEDVYRVGQVTHSWNEIIVQNKVSSRRRRDYLKDVKAALELGSAVHVPDAETRLTLLSRSVLKSVQAQSRTPNTSIRGTPQSGTATLTPVQHNSASKQDLFIQVSPGPVQDPQYQHNSASKQDLFIQVSPGPVQDPQYQHNSASKQDLFIQVSPGPVQDPQYQHNSASKQDLFIQVAKTLFTDECLKPCPRCRHPARCHSVKMEGVCSSVDCGFQFCTSCRCAFHGSRECASLSAKRRSKKDVLPGSAQSKRNVRRL encoded by the exons ATGAAGCAGTGTCTCAGACCAGATGTCAATTTCCACAAAGACCAGCAATATGGAGCTTGTCAAGACAGTGGATACCTGGACAGTGGTTACAGCTCTAAAATTGAGTTTGGAGACGATTTTAACCTCTCAAAGTGTTGTTCTTCAGATGGTTTTCATGAAACGCCTAAAGAGAACGTTTCACAGAAATGCGAACCTCTGTCACCCAGAAAGAACAGACAAAAAGAGGACGTCAGAAGTCCACAGAGAGACATTCTGAAGGAGCAGCCTTTACAGAACGGCTGGTGTGAAACTCCTAAAGTATCCAGGAGAGAGCCGATGCTGAGACGCCGTCTCCTTATGTCTAAATCTGCCACCGAGGGTAAAACTGCAGACCATACAGAAACACCATGCACTAAAAGGACAGACTCGTCAGCGAATGGGACACCTGAACACTGCTCAAATGTGGTCTTTGACTCACCAGATGCCTTTACTATTGGAGCTTTGGCTACAAGCACTTTAAAACCAGAAGATGCGCTTCTCTCCGGCAGGAAACTgcgcctcctcttctctcttgtAAAAACCTCAACACTTGAAGATGGTAAATGCAACGTGACCAACGTCACTCTCTTTGAGAGAAAGGCGTTTGCTACGTCGCTCTCGGATGCAGACCTGGAAGAGAGCAGTGTCCTCTCAGACCTCTCTACCACTGATATGCTGGAAACACACTGTAACAGAATAATACCCTCGGTGAAAGACGATTTCCAGACTCCAGTCAACAACAGCGTAGCGGCTGACCTCTCGGACAGCCTGAGTATCCTGAGCACCCCTACTCCTAAATACCACTTTgacaccccctcctccacccctactCATAAACACTATGACCGCTCTGTGTCTGAGGACAGCGGCTTCAGCTCCTTGGCTCTGGATAAATCCCAGGACTCCACGCTAGACAATGATGGTTCCTTCCAGGAGATGCTGCTGTCGTCATCGGGTAGCTCCAGGTGCAAGGAGACCCCCAGCAGGCTGGCTGAGATGAAGAGGAG GTCCAGACTGGAACGCCAGCGTCGCCTCTCCACTCTCCGAGAGGGGGGTTCCCAGTCTGAGGGGGACCGGGATGTGAGGAACCTGGCAGCCCACAGAGCTCATCGCAGAGAGAAGAACCTGATATCCCAGGGACATCTGGAGCGCGGCATCTTCAAAGAGGATGACGACAGTGACGTCTTCCTGGATGTGACGCCGCCGAAAACAACCACTGCTAAGCTAGAGGACCTGTCCTTCACGCCGGCCCTACAGATGGTCCAGGCCATGTCCCAGAGGACATCCAGGATGTTGTTGGAGCACACCAGTCTGGAGGAACTGCTGAGGGTCTCTGAGAAGGAGGCCTTCAGGACCGACATGCCCCTGGCTGGGCTGATCGGCAGGAAGATGGGCCTGGGGAAGGTAGACATCTTTACTGAGCTAAAGAAGAAGAATCTCAGACACATCCTGGCTAAGATCCTCAATCAGCTGTCCTCTGAAGATGTCTATAG GGTTGGTCAGGTGACCCATAGCTGGAATGAGATCATAGTTCAGAACAAGGTGTCCAGCCGCAGGAGGAGAGACTACCTGAAGGACGTCAAGGCAGCTCTGGAG ctTGGCAGTGCAGTCCACGTCCCTGATGCAGAGACCAGGTTGACCCTGCTGAGCCGGTCTGTCCTGAAGTCAGTCCAGGCCCAGTCCAGGACCCCCAATACCAGCATCCGTGGTACCCCACAGTCAGGAACGGCCACTTTAACCCCCGTCCAGCACAACTCAGCCAGCAAACAGGACCTGTTCATACAGGTGAGTCCAGGCCCAGTCCAGGACCCCCAGTACCAGCACAACTCAGCCAGCAAACAGGACCTGTTCATTCAGGTGAGTCCAGGCCCAGTCCAGGACCCCCAGTACCAGCACAACTCAGCCAGCAAACAGGACCTGTTCATTCAGGTGAGTCCAGGCCCAGTCCAGGACCCCCAGTACCAGCACAACTCAGCCAGCAAACAGGACCTGTTCATACAG GTGGCCAAAACCCTCTTCACTGACGAATGTCTGAAGCCCTGCCCTCGATGCCGGCACCCTGCTCGGTGTCACTCCGTGAAAATGGAGGGTGTTTGTAGCAGCGTTGACTGCGGCTTCCAGTTCTGTACCAGCTGCCGTTGTGCCTTCCACGGGTCCAGAGAATGCGCTAGCCTGTCGGCCAAGCGGCGCAGCAAGAAGGACGTTCTTCCCGGGAGCGCTCAGAGCAAACGCAATGTCAGGAGAttgtga
- the LOC115187896 gene encoding F-box only protein 43 isoform X3 translates to MKQCLRPDVNFHKDQQYGACQDSGYLDSGYSSKIEFGDDFNLSKCCSSDGFHETPKENVSQKCEPLSPRKNRQKEDVRSPQRDILKEQPLQNGWCETPKVSRREPMLRRRLLMSKSATEGKTADHTETPCTKRTDSSANGTPEHCSNVVFDSPDAFTIGALATSTLKPEDALLSGRKLRLLFSLVKTSTLEDGKCNVTNVTLFERKAFATSLSDADLEESSVLSDLSTTDMLETHCNRIIPSVKDDFQTPVNNSVAADLSDSLSILSTPTPKYHFDTPSSTPTHKHYDRSVSEDSGFSSLALDKSQDSTLDNDGSFQEMLLSSSGSSRCKETPSRLAEMKRRSRLERQRRLSTLREGGSQSEGDRDVRNLAAHRAHRREKNLISQGHLERGIFKEDDDSDVFLDVTPPKTTTAKLEDLSFTPALQMVQAMSQRTSRMLLEHTSLEELLRVSEKEAFRTDMPLAGLIGRKMGLGKVDIFTELKKKNLRHILAKILNQLSSEDVYRVGQVTHSWNEIIVQNKVSSRRRRDYLKDVKAALELGSAVHVPDAETRLTLLSRSVLKSVQAQSRTPNTSIRGTPQSGTATLTPVQHNSASKQDLFIQVAKTLFTDECLKPCPRCRHPARCHSVKMEGVCSSVDCGFQFCTSCRCAFHGSRECASLSAKRRSKKDVLPGSAQSKRNVRRL, encoded by the exons ATGAAGCAGTGTCTCAGACCAGATGTCAATTTCCACAAAGACCAGCAATATGGAGCTTGTCAAGACAGTGGATACCTGGACAGTGGTTACAGCTCTAAAATTGAGTTTGGAGACGATTTTAACCTCTCAAAGTGTTGTTCTTCAGATGGTTTTCATGAAACGCCTAAAGAGAACGTTTCACAGAAATGCGAACCTCTGTCACCCAGAAAGAACAGACAAAAAGAGGACGTCAGAAGTCCACAGAGAGACATTCTGAAGGAGCAGCCTTTACAGAACGGCTGGTGTGAAACTCCTAAAGTATCCAGGAGAGAGCCGATGCTGAGACGCCGTCTCCTTATGTCTAAATCTGCCACCGAGGGTAAAACTGCAGACCATACAGAAACACCATGCACTAAAAGGACAGACTCGTCAGCGAATGGGACACCTGAACACTGCTCAAATGTGGTCTTTGACTCACCAGATGCCTTTACTATTGGAGCTTTGGCTACAAGCACTTTAAAACCAGAAGATGCGCTTCTCTCCGGCAGGAAACTgcgcctcctcttctctcttgtAAAAACCTCAACACTTGAAGATGGTAAATGCAACGTGACCAACGTCACTCTCTTTGAGAGAAAGGCGTTTGCTACGTCGCTCTCGGATGCAGACCTGGAAGAGAGCAGTGTCCTCTCAGACCTCTCTACCACTGATATGCTGGAAACACACTGTAACAGAATAATACCCTCGGTGAAAGACGATTTCCAGACTCCAGTCAACAACAGCGTAGCGGCTGACCTCTCGGACAGCCTGAGTATCCTGAGCACCCCTACTCCTAAATACCACTTTgacaccccctcctccacccctactCATAAACACTATGACCGCTCTGTGTCTGAGGACAGCGGCTTCAGCTCCTTGGCTCTGGATAAATCCCAGGACTCCACGCTAGACAATGATGGTTCCTTCCAGGAGATGCTGCTGTCGTCATCGGGTAGCTCCAGGTGCAAGGAGACCCCCAGCAGGCTGGCTGAGATGAAGAGGAG GTCCAGACTGGAACGCCAGCGTCGCCTCTCCACTCTCCGAGAGGGGGGTTCCCAGTCTGAGGGGGACCGGGATGTGAGGAACCTGGCAGCCCACAGAGCTCATCGCAGAGAGAAGAACCTGATATCCCAGGGACATCTGGAGCGCGGCATCTTCAAAGAGGATGACGACAGTGACGTCTTCCTGGATGTGACGCCGCCGAAAACAACCACTGCTAAGCTAGAGGACCTGTCCTTCACGCCGGCCCTACAGATGGTCCAGGCCATGTCCCAGAGGACATCCAGGATGTTGTTGGAGCACACCAGTCTGGAGGAACTGCTGAGGGTCTCTGAGAAGGAGGCCTTCAGGACCGACATGCCCCTGGCTGGGCTGATCGGCAGGAAGATGGGCCTGGGGAAGGTAGACATCTTTACTGAGCTAAAGAAGAAGAATCTCAGACACATCCTGGCTAAGATCCTCAATCAGCTGTCCTCTGAAGATGTCTATAG GGTTGGTCAGGTGACCCATAGCTGGAATGAGATCATAGTTCAGAACAAGGTGTCCAGCCGCAGGAGGAGAGACTACCTGAAGGACGTCAAGGCAGCTCTGGAG ctTGGCAGTGCAGTCCACGTCCCTGATGCAGAGACCAGGTTGACCCTGCTGAGCCGGTCTGTCCTGAAGTCAGTCCAGGCCCAGTCCAGGACCCCCAATACCAGCATCCGTGGTACCCCACAGTCAGGAACGGCCACTTTAACCCCCGTCCAGCACAACTCAGCCAGCAAACAGGACCTGTTCATACAG GTGGCCAAAACCCTCTTCACTGACGAATGTCTGAAGCCCTGCCCTCGATGCCGGCACCCTGCTCGGTGTCACTCCGTGAAAATGGAGGGTGTTTGTAGCAGCGTTGACTGCGGCTTCCAGTTCTGTACCAGCTGCCGTTGTGCCTTCCACGGGTCCAGAGAATGCGCTAGCCTGTCGGCCAAGCGGCGCAGCAAGAAGGACGTTCTTCCCGGGAGCGCTCAGAGCAAACGCAATGTCAGGAGAttgtga
- the LOC115187896 gene encoding F-box only protein 43 isoform X2 has translation MKQCLRPDVNFHKDQQYGACQDSGYLDSGYSSKIEFGDDFNLSKCCSSDGFHETPKENVSQKCEPLSPRKNRQKEDVRSPQRDILKEQPLQNGWCETPKVSRREPMLRRRLLMSKSATEGKTADHTETPCTKRTDSSANGTPEHCSNVVFDSPDAFTIGALATSTLKPEDALLSGRKLRLLFSLVKTSTLEDGKCNVTNVTLFERKAFATSLSDADLEESSVLSDLSTTDMLETHCNRIIPSVKDDFQTPVNNSVAADLSDSLSILSTPTPKYHFDTPSSTPTHKHYDRSVSEDSGFSSLALDKSQDSTLDNDGSFQEMLLSSSGSSRCKETPSRLAEMKRRSRLERQRRLSTLREGGSQSEGDRDVRNLAAHRAHRREKNLISQGHLERGIFKEDDDSDVFLDVTPPKTTTAKLEDLSFTPALQMVQAMSQRTSRMLLEHTSLEELLRVSEKEAFRTDMPLAGLIGRKMGLGKVDIFTELKKKNLRHILAKILNQLSSEDVYRVGQVTHSWNEIIVQNKVSSRRRRDYLKDVKAALELGSAVHVPDAETRLTLLSRSVLKSVQAQSRTPNTSIRGTPQSGTATLTPVQHNSASKQDLFIQVSPGPVQDPQYQHNSASKQDLFIQVSPGPVQDPQYQHNSASKQDLFIQVAKTLFTDECLKPCPRCRHPARCHSVKMEGVCSSVDCGFQFCTSCRCAFHGSRECASLSAKRRSKKDVLPGSAQSKRNVRRL, from the exons ATGAAGCAGTGTCTCAGACCAGATGTCAATTTCCACAAAGACCAGCAATATGGAGCTTGTCAAGACAGTGGATACCTGGACAGTGGTTACAGCTCTAAAATTGAGTTTGGAGACGATTTTAACCTCTCAAAGTGTTGTTCTTCAGATGGTTTTCATGAAACGCCTAAAGAGAACGTTTCACAGAAATGCGAACCTCTGTCACCCAGAAAGAACAGACAAAAAGAGGACGTCAGAAGTCCACAGAGAGACATTCTGAAGGAGCAGCCTTTACAGAACGGCTGGTGTGAAACTCCTAAAGTATCCAGGAGAGAGCCGATGCTGAGACGCCGTCTCCTTATGTCTAAATCTGCCACCGAGGGTAAAACTGCAGACCATACAGAAACACCATGCACTAAAAGGACAGACTCGTCAGCGAATGGGACACCTGAACACTGCTCAAATGTGGTCTTTGACTCACCAGATGCCTTTACTATTGGAGCTTTGGCTACAAGCACTTTAAAACCAGAAGATGCGCTTCTCTCCGGCAGGAAACTgcgcctcctcttctctcttgtAAAAACCTCAACACTTGAAGATGGTAAATGCAACGTGACCAACGTCACTCTCTTTGAGAGAAAGGCGTTTGCTACGTCGCTCTCGGATGCAGACCTGGAAGAGAGCAGTGTCCTCTCAGACCTCTCTACCACTGATATGCTGGAAACACACTGTAACAGAATAATACCCTCGGTGAAAGACGATTTCCAGACTCCAGTCAACAACAGCGTAGCGGCTGACCTCTCGGACAGCCTGAGTATCCTGAGCACCCCTACTCCTAAATACCACTTTgacaccccctcctccacccctactCATAAACACTATGACCGCTCTGTGTCTGAGGACAGCGGCTTCAGCTCCTTGGCTCTGGATAAATCCCAGGACTCCACGCTAGACAATGATGGTTCCTTCCAGGAGATGCTGCTGTCGTCATCGGGTAGCTCCAGGTGCAAGGAGACCCCCAGCAGGCTGGCTGAGATGAAGAGGAG GTCCAGACTGGAACGCCAGCGTCGCCTCTCCACTCTCCGAGAGGGGGGTTCCCAGTCTGAGGGGGACCGGGATGTGAGGAACCTGGCAGCCCACAGAGCTCATCGCAGAGAGAAGAACCTGATATCCCAGGGACATCTGGAGCGCGGCATCTTCAAAGAGGATGACGACAGTGACGTCTTCCTGGATGTGACGCCGCCGAAAACAACCACTGCTAAGCTAGAGGACCTGTCCTTCACGCCGGCCCTACAGATGGTCCAGGCCATGTCCCAGAGGACATCCAGGATGTTGTTGGAGCACACCAGTCTGGAGGAACTGCTGAGGGTCTCTGAGAAGGAGGCCTTCAGGACCGACATGCCCCTGGCTGGGCTGATCGGCAGGAAGATGGGCCTGGGGAAGGTAGACATCTTTACTGAGCTAAAGAAGAAGAATCTCAGACACATCCTGGCTAAGATCCTCAATCAGCTGTCCTCTGAAGATGTCTATAG GGTTGGTCAGGTGACCCATAGCTGGAATGAGATCATAGTTCAGAACAAGGTGTCCAGCCGCAGGAGGAGAGACTACCTGAAGGACGTCAAGGCAGCTCTGGAG ctTGGCAGTGCAGTCCACGTCCCTGATGCAGAGACCAGGTTGACCCTGCTGAGCCGGTCTGTCCTGAAGTCAGTCCAGGCCCAGTCCAGGACCCCCAATACCAGCATCCGTGGTACCCCACAGTCAGGAACGGCCACTTTAACCCCCGTCCAGCACAACTCAGCCAGCAAACAGGACCTGTTCATACAGGTGAGTCCAGGCCCAGTCCAGGACCCCCAGTACCAGCACAACTCAGCCAGCAAACAGGACCTGTTCATTCAGGTGAGTCCAGGCCCAGTCCAGGACCCCCAGTACCAGCACAACTCAGCCAGCAAACAGGACCTGTTCATTCAG GTGGCCAAAACCCTCTTCACTGACGAATGTCTGAAGCCCTGCCCTCGATGCCGGCACCCTGCTCGGTGTCACTCCGTGAAAATGGAGGGTGTTTGTAGCAGCGTTGACTGCGGCTTCCAGTTCTGTACCAGCTGCCGTTGTGCCTTCCACGGGTCCAGAGAATGCGCTAGCCTGTCGGCCAAGCGGCGCAGCAAGAAGGACGTTCTTCCCGGGAGCGCTCAGAGCAAACGCAATGTCAGGAGAttgtga
- the LOC115187903 gene encoding 60S ribosomal protein L30 isoform X1, with the protein MVATKKTKKSLESINSRLQLVMKSGKYVLGYKQTQRMIRQGKAKLVILANNTPALRKSEIEYYAMLAKTGVHHYSGNNIELGTACGKYFRVCTLAIIDPGDSDIIRSMPDQPQGEK; encoded by the exons ATGGTGGCCACTAAGAAAACT AAAAAGTCCCTGGAGTCCATCAACTCTCGTCTTCAGCTGGTGATGAAGAGCGGTAAATACGTACTGGGCTACAAACAGACTCAGAGGATGATCCGCCAGGGCAAAGCCAAGCTGGTCATCCTGGCCAACAACACACCTGCCCTCAG GAAATCAGAGATAGAGTACTATGCTATGCTGGCTAAGACTGGGGTCCACCACTACAGTGGGAACAACATAGAGCTTGGCACAGCCTGTGGAAAGTACTTCAGAGTCTGTACACTGGCCATCATTGACCCTG GGGATTCAGACATCATCAGGAGTATGCCTGATCAGCCACAGGGGGAGAAGTAG
- the LOC115187903 gene encoding 60S ribosomal protein L30 isoform X2: MKSGKYVLGYKQTQRMIRQGKAKLVILANNTPALRKSEIEYYAMLAKTGVHHYSGNNIELGTACGKYFRVCTLAIIDPGDSDIIRSMPDQPQGEK; this comes from the exons ATGAAGAGCGGTAAATACGTACTGGGCTACAAACAGACTCAGAGGATGATCCGCCAGGGCAAAGCCAAGCTGGTCATCCTGGCCAACAACACACCTGCCCTCAG GAAATCAGAGATAGAGTACTATGCTATGCTGGCTAAGACTGGGGTCCACCACTACAGTGGGAACAACATAGAGCTTGGCACAGCCTGTGGAAAGTACTTCAGAGTCTGTACACTGGCCATCATTGACCCTG GGGATTCAGACATCATCAGGAGTATGCCTGATCAGCCACAGGGGGAGAAGTAG
- the LOC115187901 gene encoding ethylmalonyl-CoA decarboxylase, which yields MVLSAAGQHLLRVSRPGAWGQHLLLRVSRPGAWGQHLLLRVSWPGAWGQHHLLRGIGSVSTTAKGFQEKEIREKLQAFPGGSIDLVKQESGIAVLTVNNPARMNAFSGSMMVELEERVSQLEEWTEGKGLIIQGAAGTFCSGSDLNAVRAMSNPQDGMKMCMFMQNVLIRLLRLPLLSVALVEGSALGGGAELTTACDFRLMVPGSMIRFVHKHMGLVPGWGGAARLVRIVGSQNALKMLSGALKVDPEMGLQIGLADGVLEGSLDGSGANALLEAEQWLGCYTTGPASVIRAIKNVVVSGRELPLDVALRTERDVFGTVWGGPANLQALASKAKHK from the exons ATGGTTCTGTCTGCAGCCGGGCAGCACCTGCTCAGGGTCAGTCGGCCTGGTGCCTGGGGGCAGCACCTCCTCCTCAGGGTCAGTCGGCCTGGTGCCTGGGGGCAGCACCTCCTCCTCAGGGTCAGTTGGCCTGGTGCCTGGGGGCAGCACCACCTCCTCAGGGGGATTGGATCTGTTTCCACCACTGCTAAGGGCTTCCAGGAGAAGGAGATCAGAGAGAAACTCCAAGCTTTCCCTGGGGGATCTATAGACCTCGTCAAACAGGAGTCAGGCATCGCTGTACTGACCGTCAACAACCCTGCTCGCATGAACGCTTTCTCTG GTTCTATGATggtggagctggaggagagggtgtccCAGCTAGAGGAGTGGACGGAGGGCAAAGGTCTCATCATCCAGGGGGCTGCTGGGACATTCTGCTCTGGGTCAGACCTCAACGCGGTCAGGGCTATGTCCAACCCTCAG GATGGGATGAAGATGTGTATGTTCATGCAGAATGTCCTGATCAGGCTACTGAG GCTtcctctgttgtctgtagctCTGGTGGAAGGGAGCGCACTGGGAGGAGGAGCTGAGCTCACTACTGCCTGTGACTTTAG GTTGATGGTGCCAGGCAGTATGATCCGGTTTGTCCATAAACACATGGGTCTGGTCCCTGGTTGGGGAGGTGCAGCTAGATTGGTACGCATCGTAGGCAGCCAGAACGCCCTGAAGATGCTGAGTGGCGCTTTGAAAGTAGACCCAGAGATGGGGCTTCAGATCGGGCTCGCGGACGGCGTCCTGGAGGGTTCCCTGGATGGGTCTGGAGCCAATGCCCTCCTGGAGGCAGAGCAGTGGTTGGGTTGCTACACCACAGGTCCAGCCTCGGTCATCAGAGCCATAAAGAACGTGGTGGTGTCTGGGAGAGAGCTCCCCCTAGATGTGGCCCTGAGGACTGAGAGGGATGTGTTCGGGACAGTGTGGGGAGGTCCGGCTAACCTACAGGCTCTGGCCAGTAAAGCCAAACACAAGTGA